One genomic region from Streptomyces sp. Li-HN-5-11 encodes:
- a CDS encoding putative protein N(5)-glutamine methyltransferase: MPALPPPSASSSSPSSSSARSSSASPSPSVVGTSRAAVVAALRAAGCVFAEDEAELILAGARTPDEVTDLVGRRVGGLPLEQVLGWAEFHGLRVAVEPGVFVPRRRTEFLVDEALAQAPGASVVVDLCCGSGAVGAALAAVLGPVELHAADIDPAAVRCARRNVGPFGGRVHSGDLFAALPAGLRGRVGILAANVPYVPSREVGLLPAEARDHEPLVALDGGADGLDVLRRVTAEAPGWLAPGGCLLAETSERQAQAALRVFTRAGLTARLAVSEELCANVVIGVKP, encoded by the coding sequence ATGCCCGCACTGCCTCCTCCTTCTGCGTCTTCCTCATCTCCGTCCTCCTCGTCTGCGCGTTCTTCTTCCGCGTCCCCGTCGCCGTCCGTCGTGGGGACCTCCCGCGCCGCGGTCGTCGCCGCGCTGCGCGCCGCCGGATGCGTGTTCGCCGAGGACGAGGCCGAGCTGATCCTCGCCGGAGCGCGTACGCCGGACGAGGTCACGGACCTGGTGGGCCGGCGCGTCGGCGGACTGCCCCTCGAACAGGTCCTCGGCTGGGCCGAGTTCCACGGCCTGCGTGTCGCCGTGGAGCCGGGTGTCTTCGTGCCCCGGCGCCGTACCGAGTTCCTGGTCGACGAGGCCCTGGCCCAGGCCCCGGGCGCGTCCGTCGTGGTGGACCTGTGCTGCGGTTCGGGCGCGGTGGGCGCCGCGCTCGCCGCCGTACTCGGCCCGGTCGAGCTGCACGCCGCCGACATCGACCCGGCCGCGGTGCGCTGCGCCCGGCGCAATGTGGGCCCGTTCGGCGGCCGGGTCCACTCGGGAGACCTGTTCGCGGCGCTCCCCGCCGGACTGCGCGGCCGGGTCGGCATCCTCGCGGCCAACGTCCCCTACGTTCCCTCGCGGGAGGTCGGCCTCCTCCCGGCGGAGGCCCGCGACCACGAACCGCTGGTCGCCCTCGACGGCGGCGCCGACGGTTTGGACGTCCTGCGTCGCGTCACGGCCGAGGCTCCCGGCTGGCTCGCGCCCGGCGGCTGCCTCCTGGCCGAGACGAGTGAACGTCAGGCTCAGGCGGCCCTGCGGGTCTTCACCCGGGCCGGGCTGACCGCACGCCTGGCCGTCTCCGAAGAGCTCTGCGCGAACGTGGTCATCGGCGTGAAGCCGTAG
- a CDS encoding SpoIIE family protein phosphatase: MTAAGAPLAEGDEPVRGPVRPSGLLDVLGVASVVLDAQGRIVLWSPQAEELFGYSAQEALGQYAARIMVDEQYLDLVVKLFADVLQTGEGWAGAFPIKHRDGSTRLVEFRNMRLLDDRGDVYALGLAADQSTVRRLEREVALSARIVSQSPIGLAVLDTRLRYVSVNPALERIDGVPAEDHIGRTIREVLPGLDADSLESAARQVLANGQPLVDVSSVGRTPADPDEDHAWSVSLYRLEDALGTVLGVAASVLDITEQYRAGIEAETARRRLALIADASARIGTTLDLDRTARELADVAVPELADVAAVDLLDAVVAGRRSSLGPTEPAVIRALAVRADHGAAGLEAADPSGEVARYGPDRLITECVRTGRPVLLAQVKDEDLAAIARSPEAAVLLARAGVHSYLAVPLIARGEVLGALDLKRTRNPLPFSEDDVLLARELAARAAVQIDNARWYQNARDTALTLQRSLLPSHPSVTGGLEVASRYQPAGATVEVGGDWFDVIPLEGDKTALVVGDVMGSGISAAATMGRLRTATKALTSLDLDPAKILEHLDRITDGLDHSIATCLYAVHDPHRRECRIANAGHLPPVRVRVGRPPELLDLPTGVPLGVGGVAFSTTTVDLEPGDQLVLYTDGLVETRRQPLDERLEELLALLDGPTRPLEELCDLLLRTLHQPDNPDDVALLIARAQALP, from the coding sequence ATGACTGCAGCCGGGGCTCCCCTGGCCGAGGGTGACGAGCCCGTGCGCGGGCCCGTACGGCCGAGCGGGCTGCTCGACGTGCTGGGCGTGGCCTCGGTGGTCCTGGACGCGCAGGGGCGCATCGTCCTGTGGAGTCCGCAGGCCGAGGAGCTCTTCGGCTACTCCGCACAGGAGGCGCTCGGCCAGTACGCGGCCCGGATCATGGTCGACGAGCAGTACCTCGACCTGGTCGTCAAGCTGTTCGCCGACGTCCTGCAGACCGGCGAGGGCTGGGCGGGCGCCTTCCCCATCAAGCACCGGGACGGCAGCACGCGCCTGGTGGAGTTCCGCAACATGCGGCTGCTGGACGACCGGGGCGACGTCTACGCGCTGGGGCTCGCCGCCGACCAGTCGACCGTACGGCGGCTGGAGCGCGAGGTGGCACTGTCGGCGCGGATCGTGTCGCAGTCGCCGATCGGGCTGGCCGTGCTGGACACCCGGCTGCGGTACGTCTCGGTCAATCCGGCGCTGGAGCGGATCGACGGCGTACCGGCCGAGGATCACATCGGCCGCACGATCCGCGAGGTGCTGCCGGGCCTGGACGCCGACAGCCTGGAGTCCGCGGCACGCCAGGTGCTGGCGAACGGGCAGCCCCTGGTCGACGTGTCGAGCGTCGGCCGCACCCCGGCAGACCCGGACGAGGACCACGCCTGGTCGGTCTCGCTGTACCGGCTGGAGGACGCGCTCGGCACGGTGCTGGGCGTGGCCGCGTCGGTCCTGGACATCACCGAGCAGTACCGCGCGGGCATCGAGGCGGAGACCGCGCGCCGGCGTCTGGCCCTGATCGCCGACGCCTCGGCCCGTATCGGCACCACCCTGGACCTGGACCGCACGGCCCGGGAGCTGGCCGATGTCGCCGTGCCCGAACTAGCCGACGTGGCGGCGGTGGACCTTCTGGACGCGGTGGTCGCGGGACGCCGCAGCAGCCTCGGGCCCACCGAGCCCGCGGTGATCCGTGCGCTGGCGGTACGGGCCGACCACGGTGCCGCCGGCCTGGAGGCGGCCGATCCCTCCGGGGAGGTCGCCCGCTACGGCCCCGACCGCCTCATCACGGAGTGCGTGCGCACCGGGCGCCCGGTGCTGCTGGCACAGGTGAAGGACGAGGACCTGGCTGCGATCGCCCGCTCCCCGGAGGCGGCCGTGCTGCTGGCCCGCGCGGGCGTGCACTCGTATCTCGCCGTGCCGCTCATCGCGCGCGGCGAGGTGCTGGGTGCCCTGGACCTCAAACGGACCCGCAATCCGCTGCCCTTCAGCGAGGACGACGTCCTGCTGGCCCGGGAACTGGCCGCCCGCGCGGCCGTGCAGATCGACAACGCCCGCTGGTACCAGAACGCCCGCGACACCGCCCTCACCCTGCAGCGAAGCCTGCTGCCCAGTCACCCGTCCGTCACCGGCGGGCTCGAGGTCGCCTCCCGCTACCAGCCCGCGGGCGCCACCGTCGAGGTGGGCGGCGACTGGTTCGACGTGATCCCGCTGGAGGGCGACAAGACGGCGCTCGTCGTCGGGGACGTCATGGGCAGCGGCATCAGCGCCGCGGCCACGATGGGACGGCTGCGCACCGCGACGAAGGCCCTGACCTCGCTCGACCTCGATCCCGCGAAGATCCTGGAGCACCTCGACCGGATCACGGACGGACTGGACCACTCCATCGCCACCTGTCTGTACGCGGTGCACGACCCGCACCGGCGGGAGTGCCGGATCGCCAACGCCGGTCACCTGCCGCCGGTCCGGGTCCGTGTGGGCCGCCCGCCGGAGCTCCTGGACCTGCCCACCGGCGTACCGCTCGGCGTGGGGGGCGTCGCCTTCTCGACCACCACCGTGGACCTGGAACCCGGCGACCAGCTCGTGCTGTACACCGACGGCCTCGTCGAGACGCGCCGGCAGCCGCTGGACGAGCGCCTGGAGGAGTTGCTGGCCCTGCTCGACGGACCGACGCGCCCGCTGGAGGAGCTCTGCGACCTCCTGCTGCGCACACTGCACCAGCCGGACAACCCCGACGACGTGGCCCTGCTCATCGCCCGCGCCCAGGCCTTGCCGTAG
- a CDS encoding NADPH-dependent 2,4-dienoyl-CoA reductase yields MSRYPHLLSPLDLGFTTLPNRVLMGSMHVGLEEAERGFERMAAFYAARARGGVGLIVTGGIAPNEEGRPYEGGAKLTTGEEADQHRQITDAVHREGGRIAMQILHFGRYAYHRDLVAPSPLQAPISPFVPRELTDADVERTIDDYARTARLARRAGYDGVEIMGSEGYLINEFIAAGTNHRTDRWGGSYDNRMRFPVEIVRRVREAVGEDFIVVYRLSMLDLVPGGSTLDEVITLAKAVEAAGATIINTGIGWHEARIPTIATSVPRGAYTWVTRKLMGEVSIPLVTTNRINTPELAEELLAEGYADMVSMARPMLADPDFVAKAAAGKPEAINTCIGCNQACLDHTFSGKLTSCLVNPRACHETELILSPTRLRKRVAVVGAGPAGLACAVSAAERGHHVTLFDAASEIGGQLNVARKVPGKQEFDETLRYFRHQLDAHGVDVRLNTPVGAGDLADYDEVVVATGVTPRTPDIPGVDHPSVIGYLDVLRGEAPVGDRVAVLGAGGIGFDVAEFLTDGGDGASEDPEAYFRQWGVDMDYQAPGGLAAPKRTAPPRTVHLLQRKTSKVGAGLGKTTGWIHRTELKHRGVTMVPGVRYDRIDDAGLHITVGEESTVLPVDTVVLCTGQEPRRDLYEELVAAGRSAHLIGGADVAAELDAKRAIKQGTELAAAL; encoded by the coding sequence ATGAGCCGTTACCCGCACCTGCTGAGCCCGCTCGACCTGGGCTTCACCACCCTGCCCAACCGCGTCCTCATGGGCTCCATGCACGTCGGCCTGGAGGAGGCCGAGCGCGGCTTCGAACGGATGGCCGCGTTCTACGCCGCCCGGGCCCGCGGGGGAGTGGGACTGATCGTCACCGGCGGCATCGCGCCCAACGAGGAGGGGCGGCCGTACGAGGGCGGCGCGAAGCTCACCACCGGGGAAGAGGCCGACCAGCACCGGCAGATCACCGACGCCGTGCACCGCGAGGGCGGCCGGATCGCGATGCAGATCCTGCACTTCGGCCGGTACGCCTACCACCGCGACCTGGTCGCCCCGAGCCCCCTCCAGGCGCCCATCAGCCCCTTCGTGCCCCGCGAGCTCACAGACGCCGACGTCGAGCGGACCATCGACGACTACGCCCGCACCGCCCGCCTCGCACGGCGGGCGGGCTACGACGGCGTGGAGATCATGGGCTCCGAGGGCTACCTCATCAACGAGTTCATCGCCGCGGGGACCAACCACCGCACCGACCGCTGGGGCGGCTCCTACGACAACCGCATGCGCTTTCCGGTCGAGATCGTCCGGCGCGTCCGCGAGGCCGTCGGCGAGGACTTCATCGTCGTCTACCGCCTGTCCATGCTGGACCTCGTCCCGGGCGGCTCCACACTCGACGAGGTGATCACGCTCGCCAAGGCCGTCGAGGCCGCCGGGGCCACGATCATCAACACCGGTATCGGCTGGCACGAGGCCCGCATCCCCACCATCGCCACCTCCGTGCCGCGCGGCGCCTACACCTGGGTCACCAGGAAGCTGATGGGCGAGGTGTCGATCCCGCTCGTGACGACCAACCGCATCAACACCCCCGAGCTGGCGGAGGAGTTGCTCGCCGAGGGGTACGCGGACATGGTGTCCATGGCCCGCCCGATGCTCGCCGACCCCGACTTCGTCGCCAAGGCCGCGGCCGGGAAGCCCGAGGCCATCAACACCTGCATCGGCTGCAACCAGGCCTGCCTCGACCACACCTTCAGCGGGAAACTCACCTCCTGCCTGGTCAACCCGCGCGCCTGCCACGAGACCGAACTGATCCTCTCCCCGACCCGGCTGAGGAAGCGCGTCGCCGTCGTCGGCGCCGGACCGGCCGGACTCGCCTGCGCCGTGTCCGCGGCCGAACGCGGCCACCACGTCACCCTCTTCGACGCCGCGAGCGAGATCGGCGGCCAGCTCAACGTGGCCCGCAAGGTCCCGGGCAAGCAGGAGTTCGACGAGACGCTGCGCTACTTCCGCCACCAGCTCGACGCCCACGGTGTGGACGTACGCCTGAACACCCCTGTCGGGGCAGGCGACTTGGCGGACTACGACGAGGTGGTCGTCGCCACGGGCGTCACCCCGCGCACACCGGACATCCCGGGCGTCGACCACCCGAGCGTCATCGGCTACCTCGACGTCCTGCGCGGCGAGGCGCCCGTCGGTGACCGCGTCGCCGTCCTCGGTGCCGGCGGCATCGGCTTCGACGTCGCCGAGTTCCTGACCGACGGCGGCGACGGAGCGAGCGAGGACCCGGAGGCGTACTTCCGTCAGTGGGGCGTCGACATGGACTACCAGGCGCCCGGCGGTCTCGCCGCTCCGAAGCGCACCGCCCCGCCGCGCACCGTGCACCTGCTGCAGCGCAAGACGTCGAAGGTCGGCGCGGGCCTCGGCAAGACCACCGGCTGGATCCACCGGACCGAGCTCAAGCACCGCGGCGTCACCATGGTCCCGGGCGTGCGCTACGACCGCATCGACGACGCCGGACTGCACATCACGGTCGGCGAGGAGTCCACCGTCCTGCCCGTCGACACCGTCGTGCTGTGCACCGGCCAGGAGCCGCGCCGCGACCTGTACGAGGAACTCGTCGCCGCGGGACGCAGCGCCCACCTCATCGGCGGCGCCGACGTGGCCGCCGAACTGGACGCCAAGCGCGCCATCAAGCAGGGCACGGAGCTGGCGGCGGCCCTGTAG
- a CDS encoding PadR family transcriptional regulator translates to MSLPHAILTALLERPSSGLELTRRFDRSIGYFWSATHQQIYRELGRLEADGLIRALPAEQPARGQKKSYEVLPAGRAELARWTAASQDPKPHRDALLLRLRAAAVVGTPGLEADLRRHLELHERQLAEYREIEQRDFPPGRDSPQDRLRHLVLRAGIDLETFWTQWLTHALQEFTELPGRDPA, encoded by the coding sequence ATGTCACTCCCGCACGCGATCCTCACCGCCCTCCTCGAGAGGCCGTCCTCGGGGCTCGAGCTGACGCGCCGCTTCGACAGGTCGATCGGCTACTTCTGGTCGGCCACGCATCAGCAGATCTATCGCGAGCTGGGAAGGCTGGAGGCCGACGGCCTGATCCGCGCCCTGCCGGCCGAGCAGCCGGCCCGCGGGCAGAAGAAGAGCTACGAGGTCCTGCCCGCGGGCCGTGCCGAACTGGCCCGCTGGACCGCCGCGTCCCAGGACCCGAAACCGCACCGCGACGCGCTGCTGCTCAGGCTGCGCGCCGCGGCCGTGGTCGGCACCCCGGGCCTCGAAGCGGACCTCAGGCGCCATCTGGAACTGCACGAACGGCAGTTGGCCGAGTACCGGGAGATCGAACAGCGTGACTTCCCGCCCGGCCGGGACAGCCCGCAGGACCGGCTGCGCCACCTGGTGCTGCGGGCCGGCATCGACCTGGAGACCTTCTGGACGCAGTGGCTCACGCACGCGCTCCAGGAGTTCACCGAGCTGCCCGGCCGCG